The following is a genomic window from Neisseria zalophi.
AATTCTTTTGATTAAAATAAATAAGCCGTCTGAAAACCTTTCAGACGGCCTTTTATATCTTTAGAAAGCAACCGGTTAAACTACACCTTGCGCCAGCATAGCATCGGCCACTTTCTTAAAGCCGGCAATATTGGCGCCGTTCAGATAGTTGATAAAGTCGCCTTCTTTGCCATTGGCCACACAGTTTTCATGGATATTTTCCATAATACCGAAGAGTCTTCTATCTACTTCTTCACGGCTCCAAGACAGACGGATGTGGTTTTGGCTCATTTCCAAGCCTGAAGTAGCTACACCGCCGGCATTGGATGCTTTACCCGGAGAAAACAGGATTTTTGCATCAATAAAGGCCTCAATTGCTCCTAATGTAGAAGGCATATTGGCACCCTCCGCCACACAGAAGCAACCGTTAGACAGCAGTGTTTTAGCATCTGATTCATCCAGCTCGTTTTGCGTTGCGCAAGGCAGTGCCACATCGCAAGCCACACCCCAAGGTTTTTTATCGGCAAAATATTGTAGGTCTTGCTCTTGTGCATATACGGATAAGCGTTCGCGGCGAACTTCTTTCAATTCGATTAATGCAGCCAAATGCGCTTCGGTCATGCCGCTGTCGGGGAAGAGTACGAAACCGTTGGAATCGGAAACGGTTAATACTTTCGCGCCCAACTGAATCGCTTTTTCAGCCGCATACTGGGCAACATTACCGGAACCGGAAATCAGTACCCGCTTCGCCCCCATGCTGTTGCCTCTGGTTTTCAACATGTTGTCGGCA
Proteins encoded in this region:
- the gdhA gene encoding NADP-specific glutamate dehydrogenase is translated as MSANLNDLFEKIKQRDPNQPVFHQAVEEVFGSLAPFLAKNPKYTQYNLLERLVEPERVVMFRVPWVDDKGEVQVNRGFRVQMSSAIGPYKGGLRFHPTVDLGVLKFLAFEQVFKNALTTLPMGGGKGGSDFDPKGKSDAEVMRFCQSFMSELYRHIGADTDVPAGDIGVGGREIGFLFGQYKRLSNQFTSVLTGKGLNYGGSLIRPEATGYGTVYFADNMLKTRGNSMGAKRVLISGSGNVAQYAAEKAIQLGAKVLTVSDSNGFVLFPDSGMTEAHLAALIELKEVRRERLSVYAQEQDLQYFADKKPWGVACDVALPCATQNELDESDAKTLLSNGCFCVAEGANMPSTLGAIEAFIDAKILFSPGKASNAGGVATSGLEMSQNHIRLSWSREEVDRRLFGIMENIHENCVANGKEGDFINYLNGANIAGFKKVADAMLAQGVV